CGGTACAAGGGATTCACGCAGGCTTTCAAGGTTTTCAGGGTGAAGGACATCGTCTGTGCCTTTGCAAACCATGACAGGGTCGATTACGACATCTTTAATACCATTTTGTTTAATAACCTCTCCTGCATGTTCAATAATGCCAGGGGAGCCAAGCATGCCTGTTTTTACGGCATCTATTCCTAAAGACATAGCTGTTTTTAGTTGTTCCTTAACGGTGGAAAGTTCCATCGGAAATACATTGTGAGCCCAATCGTTCTCTGGGTCCATAGCTACAATCGTAGTTAAAGAAGAAATTCCGTATACTCCGTGCTGATGGAATGTTTTTAAGTCAGCCTGGATTCCGGCTCCTCCGCTACTGTCTGATCCTGCAATTGTAAGGACTTTCTTTCTCATCTGTTTATTCCCCTTCCATTCTTAGGTGTTTTCTTTATTTTAACGGTATTTTGTGCATTTTTAAAACAATTCGTTTAACTAATTTCAACAAACCAACTAAAACAACAAAAAGACAACAAAAAACACATCATTAATGTTGGGTTAATATGCAATTAACAAATGATGATTATAGTAGAGGTGTAGCAAACATTAGGAGTAATCCTTTGAGAAATGGCTTGTCCGGAGGCCAGAAAGTATTGCTCGTAAATCATCTAAGGAGGAACAAACACATGAAGAAAATGATGTTGATTGTTGTGGCTTTATCTATGCTTTTTGTAGCGGCTTGCTCAAGTGGAACAGCTGAAACAAAGGAAGAGATTACGGTGTATACCGCGCTTGAAGATGACATGATTCCTACGTACTTAGAGTCTTTTAAAGAGAAATATCCTGATATTAAAGTAAATATAGTTCGCGATTCAACTGGTGTCATTACGGCAAAACTTCTTGCAGAAAAGGACAATCCTAAAGCTGACGCTGTATGGGGTCTTGCAGCTACAAGTCTTCTGGTAGCGGATCAAGAAGGCATGCTTGAAGGATATGCGCCAGAAGGAATTGAACGTGTAGGGGACGCATACAAGGGTGATGGTGAAACACCACACTGGGTAGGAATTGATGCTTGGATGACTGGGATTTCAGTAAATACAGTTGAAATAGCAGAGATGGGGTTAGATATTCCACGTTCTTACGAAGACTTACTAGATCCTCAGTACAAAGATTTAATTGTCATGCCTAATCCAGCTTCATCTGGTACAGGGTTCCTTACGGTTTCTGCTCTTATGCAAACGATGGGCGAAGAAGAAGCGTGGAACTACATGGATAACCTTCATAAGAATATAGGAATGTATACGCACTCTGGTTCGAAGCCAGCTAAATTAGCAGGTCAAGGAGAATATCCCATCGGTATCTCCTTTGGTTACAGAGGAATTACACAAGCTGAAAAAGGCGAGCCCATTAAAACGATCTTCCCAGAAGAAGGTTCAGGTTGGGATCTAGAAGCAAATGCTCTAGTGAAGAAAGAAGATACAAAGCCTGCAGCAAAGAAATTCTTAGATTGGGCGATCTCTGATGAAGCGATGAAAGAATACAGTGAGAACTTTGCGATTACAACGGTACCAACAGATAAGCCAGTGCCAGAAGGCTTTCCTCAAGATCCTACGGAACAGCTGATCGAGAACGACTTTAACTGGGCTGCAGAGAATCGTGAAATGATTCTTGATCAATGGACAAAGAAATATGACGGAAAGAGTGCCCCTGAAGAATAAGTAGGGGAGCTCTTCCTCTTCTATTCAATTATTTCTTAAGAGGAGTGGGCATGTAATGGAGCATTTAAAAGTTAATGGAGTGTATAAGAATTTTGGGGAATTTACAGCTTTAGAAGACGTTTCTTTCTCTGTAAATAAAGGAGAGTTTGTCTGTCTTTTAGGTCCAAGCGGATGTGGTAAGACGACATTACTTCGAATCATCGCAGGCCTTGACCAACCGAACAAAGGGTCTGTGATGATGAATGAAAAAGATATTACGCACTTGCCGCCAGCTAAACGAAATTTCGGAATTGTGTTTCAGTCGTATGCGTTATTTCCAAACTTAACGGCATTCCAAAACATTGCGTATGGATTAAAGACTAGAAAGATGAGAAAGCGTTCAATCCGAGACAAAGTTTACGAAACGCTAAGACAAGTAAACCTTGAGCATATTGCCGATCGCTATCCAGCGCAGCTATCGGGTGGACAGCAGCAAAGAGTTGCATTAGCTCGTGCCCTTGCCCTTTCTCCTGACTTCTTGCTTTTGGATGAACCATTATCTGCTCTTGATGCAAAAGTTCGTGTAGAGTTACGGAATGAAATGAAGAGGCTTCAGAAGCAACTTGGGATCACAACGATTATGGTTACGCATGATCAGGAAGAAGCGTTGTCCATGGCAGATAAAATGGTGGTTATGAATAATGCGGAGCTTGTTCAGGCTGGGTCTCCTCAGGAAGTGTATGAGTATCCACTAACTCCATTTGTTTCTGATTTTATTGGAACAGTTAACTTTCTAGAAGATGCTTATTCTTTACGCGCGATTAGACCTGAACATGTTGAGCTAAAGAAAGATTTATGGGAAAACTCTATTCCGGTATCGATCGAAAACATGGAGTTCCGTGGTGGTTTTTACAGAATGATGCTTAAAAATAAGGTAAATAAACAAGCTAGGTATCTATTTGCTGATGTATCAGCTGAAGAATATAAGAAAGAACAATACGAACTTGGACAAACCATTTATATGAAGTTTCAGGAAAGCGGCATGATGCATTTCAAAGATTACCCTGTTCGCTCTAAACCATTGGTTTCATCAATAAGTTAGGAGAATCTCTATGATTACAGCATTGAAAACAATATTAGGATACCGGGAAACCGTTCCTCAACAGACAAGTGCATCGGGGCAATGGCAACGCTTGCTAATTGTATGCATGGTGGTAGGGCTATGCACCTTCATGGTGTTGCCAGTCATTGAGCTCATGGAGCGCGCTCTTCAGAATCGGGGCGGTGAATATATAGGCTTTGAGAACTTTTTTACTTATTTCTCATCTCCGAGCCTGTTTCAATCAGCCTATCATACTGTAACAGTAGCCGTTATTACAACTGTCATTTCAGTGGGTGCTGCTCTCTTATACGCATACGCTATTGAACGTACCCGCATGAAAGGAAAGACATTCTTTACTTATATGGCACTGCTCCCGTTATTTGCTCCAACAATGATGTATGGTATTTCCCTGATTTATTTGTTTGGGAACAATGGTGTAATTACAACAGGATTCTTCGGCACGCTAGAGGACTGGTTCGGGATTGGAGAATGGGATTTTGATATCTATGGGCTGAAAGGAATTGTTTTATCTGAAGTGATCTTTACGTTTCCACAAGCCTTTTTAATTCTAAAGGTGGCTCTATCCACTGCCGACCAGCGTTTATATGAAGCGGCTGACACTCTTGGAGCTAGTAAACTGAGGAAAGTGTTTACGGTCACACTACCAAATATAAAATATGGTTTGGTGAGCGCGATATTCGTTTGTTTCACCCTTAGCTTTACAGATTTTGGAGCTCCGAAAGTAGTTGGAGGACAATACAACGTACTAGCTACAGATGTTTATAAACAGGTGATCGGACAACAGAACTTCTCCATGGGAGCAACGGTTGGAATCATTTTGACGATTCCGGCTGTCATAGCTTTTGTGGTGGATCAGATTATACAACGAAAGAAAGAAGCGGGTGTTAGCTCCAGAGCTGTCCCGTATAAGACTCCGCCTAATAAAAGACGAGACCATTTATATACACTTTACTGTTCAACCGTTTCTGGTATGTTCCTTTTATTGTTTGGAGCGATTGTGGCAGCAGCGTTTGTTAAAGTGTGGCCATATGATTTCTCTCTTACCTTCAGACATTTTGGGTTTGGGAATGTAGCGGGTGATGGACTCAAACCCTATTGGAATAGTCTGCTAGTCTCTGGCTTAACAGCTGTTATTGGAACTTTCCTCATTTTCCTGGGTGCTTATCTGGTAGAGAAATCCCGGTATATGAAAGTTATTAGGAAGATTTCTTACTTTCTTTCTATTTTACCGATCGCTCTTCCTGGGCTTGTCATCGGACTTGCATTTATCTTCTTCTTTAATCAGCAAATGTTTCAGGTTCCGTTTACGACGATCGAATTTATGAATCCATTCAATTGGCTCTATGGGTCTGTGTTTATATTAGTGTTGGCGAATCTTGTACACTTCTATTCCGTTTCATTCCTAACGGCTACCACTTCTTTGAAGCAGCAAGACAAGGCGTATGAATCTGTTTCAGAAGCCATGGATGTTCCTTTTTATAAAACATTCGTAAGGGTGACGATGCCCCTTTCTTTACCAGCTATTCTAGAAATGGCGATGTATCTGTTTGTAAATTCAATGACAACTATATCGGCTGTTGTATTTCTTTATTCACCGGAGTGGAAACTCGCGTCTATAGCGATGGTGAATATGGATGATGCAGGAGATATTGCTCCTGCTGCTGCGATGGCGCTCTTAATTATTGTTACAAATATACTCGTCCGCACACTATATGAAGTTGCATCTCGGTTTCTCTTTAAAAAAACACATGCGTGGAAACGATGAAAGGATGGTTACTATGAATAACCGAATTAAAGGAGTCATTTTTGACTGGGCTGGTACAACAGTAGATTATGGGTGTTTTGCTCCTGTAAATGTCTTTATTGAAGTATTTCGAAAGCGCGGGGTTCACATCACTTTAGAAGAGGCAAGGGAGCCCATGGGGTTATTGAAGATTGACCATATACGAGCGATCTGTCAGATGGACCGGGTAACAAAGGAGTGGGAAGGGCTACACGGTGAAGAGCCTTCAGAAGTGGACGTTAGGGCATTATATGAAGACTTTGAGCCAATGATGTTTCGCGTTTTAGAAAACTATGCTGAACCTATCCCTCACGTGTTGGAGGCCGTAGAAGATATTCGAAATAAAGGAATAAAAATCGGTTCGACTACTGGCTATACAAAAGAGATGGTCGAAGTCGTAGCGCGAGAAGCAAAGAAGAAAGGCTATGCCCCTGATTCGATTGTAGCTTCAACAGAAGTTTCCTCAGGCAGACCTTTGCCGTGGATGTGTTATGCAAATGCGATGAATCTTGGTGTCTATCCTATGCAACAAATGATGAAAGTTGGCGACACCACAAGTGATATGGCAGAAGGATTGAATGCAGGTATGTTGACTGTAGGAGTTGTAAAAGGGAGCAGTACACTCGGGTTAACGAAAGACCAGGTTGATGCCATGGAAAACACAGAGCTGAATGCCCGAATAGAAAAGGCCAAGCGCGTTTTAACCGAAGCAGGTGCGCATTACGTCATTGAGGATATGAGTGAATTGCCTGGTTTGATCGATGAAATAAACCAAGCACAAGAGTCTGAAGTAGCTCATGTATAAGTCTTATTTGTATGGGGAGGGGGATAGCAATCACTCTCCATTACGAAGAAACCATTTTGAAAACCAAAGCCGTGAGACTAAAGAATGGTTGATCGACGATCAAGAGACTTTTTTCCACCAATCCCTGTCTACCCCTTGCCTTGACGTCGTAGAAGAGGCGAAAGGTCCTTTCTTAACCATGATTGATGGAAAAGTTGTATACGATTTTCATGGGAACGCTGTTCATCAAGTAGGATTCGGCCATCCGCGAGTAATTGAAGCGATGAAAGAACAACTCGACACGTTAAGTTTCTCCACAAGACGCTATACAAATAAACCTGCTATACAGTTGGGTAAGAAGTTAGCTGAATTGGCACCTGGTTCTTTATCAAAATGTTTATTTGCCCCAGGGGCGACGTCTGCAATTGGTATGGCGTTAAAGCTAGCTAGATTCACGACAGGTAAATATAAAACAATCTCGATGTGGGAGTCTTTTCACGGTGCCTCTATGGACGCGTTGTCTGTTGGAGGTGAGGCTCACTTTCGTCGCCAAATAGGTCCACTCCTTCCTGGAGCTATTCATGTTCCCCCAATTCAAACATACAGACCATTATGGGAGGGGGCGAGCCTTGATGATCGACAATTAGCGAACTACATTGAGTATATTGTAAAGCAAGACGGAGAAATTGGAGCTTTTGTAATGGAACCAATCCGGAATACGGATGTGCAAATGCCTTCAAAAGCATTTATGAAAAAGCTCAGGGGGATTTGTACAGAGCACAATATAAAATTAATTTTTGATGAAACAGCTATTGGTTTAGGGAGAACAGGAGAGATGTTTGCTTTTGAGCACTATGATATAGAGCCAGATATGGTTGTGCTTGGTAAAGGACTTGGAGGGGGTGCTTTCCCTATGGCCGCTCTTCTAGCTGATCAAGCGCTCGATCAAGTGGAAGAAACTTCACTTGGGCATTACACGCATGAGAAGTCTCCTGTAGGCGCAGTAGCCGCGCTAACCACAATCGAAGTGATTGAAGAGGAAGGGCTACTGGAGCGATCGAGACAGTTGGAAGGTACGCTCAGAGCTAGACTCGAAACCATGAAGGAATCTTATCCTATTATTGGGGATGTGCGAGGCATCGGACTCTTGTTTGGTATTGAACTTGTGAAGGACCGTAATACAAAAGAAAAAGCGAGAGAAGAAGCGGACAAAATCATGCACACGTGTTTACAGAACGGACTAAGTTTTAAAGTATCTAAGGGAAATGTGCTTCAACTTTGTCCACCGTTAACCATTACGGAAGAACAGCTCACAGAAGCGCTTACTATCTTGGAACAGGCTCTGATGGAAAGTGAGAATTGAAAGGAGACGTAAACGATGAATTTTTATAACGATCAAAATCCTTACCTCTTATTAACTCCAGGCCCTCTATCTACTTCTTCAGGTGTAAGAGAGGCAATGTTAAGAGATTGGTGTACATGGGATGATGAGTATAAATCCCTTGTGCAATCCATTCGTTCTGATTTATTAACAATTGGAAGGGTATCGTCAGAGGACTATACGACTGTGTTAA
The nucleotide sequence above comes from Pontibacillus chungwhensis. Encoded proteins:
- the pbfA gene encoding (R)-1-hydroxy-2-aminoethylphosphonate ammonia-lyase gives rise to the protein MYKSYLYGEGDSNHSPLRRNHFENQSRETKEWLIDDQETFFHQSLSTPCLDVVEEAKGPFLTMIDGKVVYDFHGNAVHQVGFGHPRVIEAMKEQLDTLSFSTRRYTNKPAIQLGKKLAELAPGSLSKCLFAPGATSAIGMALKLARFTTGKYKTISMWESFHGASMDALSVGGEAHFRRQIGPLLPGAIHVPPIQTYRPLWEGASLDDRQLANYIEYIVKQDGEIGAFVMEPIRNTDVQMPSKAFMKKLRGICTEHNIKLIFDETAIGLGRTGEMFAFEHYDIEPDMVVLGKGLGGGAFPMAALLADQALDQVEETSLGHYTHEKSPVGAVAALTTIEVIEEEGLLERSRQLEGTLRARLETMKESYPIIGDVRGIGLLFGIELVKDRNTKEKAREEADKIMHTCLQNGLSFKVSKGNVLQLCPPLTITEEQLTEALTILEQALMESEN
- a CDS encoding putative 2-aminoethylphosphonate ABC transporter permease subunit, which gives rise to MITALKTILGYRETVPQQTSASGQWQRLLIVCMVVGLCTFMVLPVIELMERALQNRGGEYIGFENFFTYFSSPSLFQSAYHTVTVAVITTVISVGAALLYAYAIERTRMKGKTFFTYMALLPLFAPTMMYGISLIYLFGNNGVITTGFFGTLEDWFGIGEWDFDIYGLKGIVLSEVIFTFPQAFLILKVALSTADQRLYEAADTLGASKLRKVFTVTLPNIKYGLVSAIFVCFTLSFTDFGAPKVVGGQYNVLATDVYKQVIGQQNFSMGATVGIILTIPAVIAFVVDQIIQRKKEAGVSSRAVPYKTPPNKRRDHLYTLYCSTVSGMFLLLFGAIVAAAFVKVWPYDFSLTFRHFGFGNVAGDGLKPYWNSLLVSGLTAVIGTFLIFLGAYLVEKSRYMKVIRKISYFLSILPIALPGLVIGLAFIFFFNQQMFQVPFTTIEFMNPFNWLYGSVFILVLANLVHFYSVSFLTATTSLKQQDKAYESVSEAMDVPFYKTFVRVTMPLSLPAILEMAMYLFVNSMTTISAVVFLYSPEWKLASIAMVNMDDAGDIAPAAAMALLIIVTNILVRTLYEVASRFLFKKTHAWKR
- the phnX gene encoding phosphonoacetaldehyde hydrolase, with product MNNRIKGVIFDWAGTTVDYGCFAPVNVFIEVFRKRGVHITLEEAREPMGLLKIDHIRAICQMDRVTKEWEGLHGEEPSEVDVRALYEDFEPMMFRVLENYAEPIPHVLEAVEDIRNKGIKIGSTTGYTKEMVEVVAREAKKKGYAPDSIVASTEVSSGRPLPWMCYANAMNLGVYPMQQMMKVGDTTSDMAEGLNAGMLTVGVVKGSSTLGLTKDQVDAMENTELNARIEKAKRVLTEAGAHYVIEDMSELPGLIDEINQAQESEVAHV
- a CDS encoding putative 2-aminoethylphosphonate ABC transporter substrate-binding protein, with amino-acid sequence MKKMMLIVVALSMLFVAACSSGTAETKEEITVYTALEDDMIPTYLESFKEKYPDIKVNIVRDSTGVITAKLLAEKDNPKADAVWGLAATSLLVADQEGMLEGYAPEGIERVGDAYKGDGETPHWVGIDAWMTGISVNTVEIAEMGLDIPRSYEDLLDPQYKDLIVMPNPASSGTGFLTVSALMQTMGEEEAWNYMDNLHKNIGMYTHSGSKPAKLAGQGEYPIGISFGYRGITQAEKGEPIKTIFPEEGSGWDLEANALVKKEDTKPAAKKFLDWAISDEAMKEYSENFAITTVPTDKPVPEGFPQDPTEQLIENDFNWAAENREMILDQWTKKYDGKSAPEE
- a CDS encoding ATP-binding cassette domain-containing protein, translated to MEHLKVNGVYKNFGEFTALEDVSFSVNKGEFVCLLGPSGCGKTTLLRIIAGLDQPNKGSVMMNEKDITHLPPAKRNFGIVFQSYALFPNLTAFQNIAYGLKTRKMRKRSIRDKVYETLRQVNLEHIADRYPAQLSGGQQQRVALARALALSPDFLLLDEPLSALDAKVRVELRNEMKRLQKQLGITTIMVTHDQEEALSMADKMVVMNNAELVQAGSPQEVYEYPLTPFVSDFIGTVNFLEDAYSLRAIRPEHVELKKDLWENSIPVSIENMEFRGGFYRMMLKNKVNKQARYLFADVSAEEYKKEQYELGQTIYMKFQESGMMHFKDYPVRSKPLVSSIS